AAAGTCATTGTCCTAAATCCGGGAGGAAATATGGAAAGTTTAGCATTGATTGTTGGTTGGATTATTGCTGTTTTTATTGGCGTTTTGGGGATAATCATCCTTGTTTATGTAATAAAAGGAAAAATAGACCTGACTAAATTAATTAGCGAAAAAGATGGATCGGCCAGTCTTTCACGTTTTCAGTTTTTAATATTTACCTTTGTAATTGCTGCCAGTTTGCTGATAATTGTAGTAAGCCAAAATCCACCTGGTTTTCCGGAATCAATACCATCTGAGATATTCATTTTACTTGGCATCAGCGGTGGAACATATGTGATATCCAAAGGGATCCAAAAAAGTGCAGAAGATAAGGACACAAACTAATAAACGGAGTTATTTTTGAAAAAGGTACTATTCATCTGTTTGGGTAATATTTGCAGATCACCCAGCGCAGAAGCGGTTATGAATGCAAAATTAAAAGCAGCAAATTTGCAAGATAAAATTATTACAGATTCTGCCGGCATTATTGGTTGGCATTCCGGTGAGCCAGCGGACCATAGAATGAAAAGCCATGCAATAAAAAGGGGATATGACTTAACCAGTATTTCCAGGCAATTTAATCCGGAAATTGACTTTGACAAATTTGATTATATAATTGGCATGGATCATGAAAACATGCGTGATTTACGTGGAATGGATCCTGACCAAAAGTATAAAAATAAAATATTTTTAATGACCGGTTTCTGTCAATCCATCCCAGCGGAGGTTGTTCCAGATCCATATTACGGCGGCTCATCGGGATTTGAAACTGTCCTGGACATTTTGGATGATGCTTGTGATGGATTGTTGGAACATATAAAAAATAATAGTGAAGAATGATCAGATATCATAAAGCCGCAATTGATTTTACAAATCTAATAATCTTTTAAAATGAAAAATGTAATTCATAAAATTGAGGATTGGGCTCAGGAGAAAATTATTTCCCATGAATCTATCGGTGGTGGCTCCATTGCGGATTCCAAAAAGATAAAAACAGAATCCGGTAAGGAATATTTTTTAAAGACAGGGGCCCAAAATCCGGGTATGTTTCCTGCCGAGGCAAATGGCTTAATGGAACTGGAACGTGCAGCGGTCATTCGTATACCTCATGTTTTTTTAGCTGATGAGGATTTCTTGTTAATTGAATTTATCCAGGCGGGCCCAAAAGTAAGCCGTTTCTTTGAAGATTTTGGACGTCAATTTGCGCGGCTTCATAGGGTTAAAGGGAAGCAATTTGGTTTTAAGGAAAACAACTTCATTGGCCATACACCTCAGGAAAATATTCCGAACGAAAACCAGGCCAAAGATTGGGTAACTTTCTATTATGAAAAACGTCTGTTATTCCAATTTAAACTTGCTGAACAGCAAAATCTAACATCTTCAAAACTCAATGATGGTTTTCAGTTGCTGGAAAATAAGATTGAATCAATTTTAGTGGGAAGAAATGAGCCGCCATGTTTGTTACATGGAGATTTGTGGAGTGGGAATTATCTGGCTGATGAAAAAGGCAATCCTGTAATAATTGACCCGGCAGTTTACTATGGTCACCGTGAAGCCGATCTTGCTATGACAAAGCTTTTTGGTGGGTTTTCCAGTTCTTTTTACCGGGCATACAATGAAACATATCCTCTTGAGGCAGGATTTGAGTATCGCGAAAATATTTACAAACTTTATCATGTTTTAAACCATTTGAATTTGTTTGGATTGGGCTATCAGCGACAGGCAGTGGATTTGTTGTGGAGCTATTTGTAATTAATGAATGAATTGAAAATACTTGAGGATGCAAAAAAGTTATTAAAATCCCTTGAAGGAGAAAAAACCAAAGCTCAACCTTTATTGGCTTCTTTAATAGCCTCCTTAACTGAGATTGTGAATGTGGCTTATGATGAAGCTAAAGAAACGGAGGCGGGGCGCAGGTGGTTTTTCAATTTGGTAGAAAAAAGATCAATACCGGCTTTGGCACTTAAAGAGGCCAATATTAAAATGCTTCTTCAAGAATTTGATTATTCACTTCCTCAGGAAGAAATGATTGCAACAGCCAGAATTTATTTACTTGAAATTGAAAGAATAATAAACAGTGGTAAAGGCAGATACATATCGGGATAATTACCAACAAAGCCACTGTTGAGGTATGAAAAAATTGTTTTGGAAAATGATTTAATGATGAGAGGTAGAATATGGAATTAAAAAAAAGAAAGCAGACCAAAAATCCAAATATCCAGCGTGAACCTTTTGAGAAAATTGTAAAAGATGTTTTTAATAAATACCGTGATAATGTGGTTTGTGCAAGCGATATTATGGATAGAATTATTGAAGATGTAACCGCAAAAATTCGTGATCAACTAAAGGAAGGCTAAAAGGCCAGAAGTGGTCATTTAAATTAAGGTATATATTTTTTATTAATATTGTTATGCAATCCACACTCAGTTTTACCTAAACCTTGCCAACGGCCAGAACGCCCCTCGCCACGATCCGTACATTGTAAACACCCGACAGAATTATAGTCTTTTTCGTGCAGTGGATGAAGCGGGATTTTTAACTTCTTTAATTTTTCCGAAATAACATTCGGGTTTTCGTCAAAAAGAGGATTAAATTTCAGTATAGGTTTATCTACTTCAACAATTGCAGTTTTTTTTCGTTCAGCTGATTGATTCGCCATCAGTCCGGTTACCCATACTTTAAACTGGCTTTTTAAATTATCCATGGGTTTTACTTTGTTTATAAAACAGCAGGAATCCGGATCTGTTTTCCAGAGTTTTTCATATTCTGTAAAAGAGTGGTCTTCAAATTCAGGAGCTATTTCAACAATATTCAAACCGAAAATATCTGCCAGGTCATCCCTGTATTTCAAAGTGCTGCTAAAATGGAAACCTGTATTAATAAAATGAATATCCGGCTTTTTTTCAAAACGACTGATATGATAAAGAAGATAGGCAGAACTAATCCCGAATGATGATGTGATCAAAATTTCTTCCGGTGAATAACAGGTAAAAATATATCTTATTCGCTCAGATATCGAAAGGTCGTTTAGCGTGTCGTTGCAGTGTTGAATGGGCATGGGATTTTCCTGTATTCACAAATGCTTGGCGATGCTTTAGAAGGTTTAAATATATTATTCTGTTTTAACAAATTCAAAATTTTTATAAGATTAATTTTCTTTTCTGTAGATTGTATTATTCACGAAATTTTATTTTTAAATTGGCGTCAAACCAATAAAATCACAACAGTCAGAATTATACATTCTTATTTAATGAATCAATCGATTGATTTCAGATCAATAGTTGAAGCGCATCAGGAAAAGGTTCGTAATACCTGCTTTCGTTTTGTAAAAAACAAAGAAGATGCGGATGATGTTGCACAGGAAGTTTTTATCCAGGTATATGAGTCCCTTACTCATTTTCGTGAGGAGGCTGAATTATCAACCTGGATATATCGTATTGCTGTAAATAAGTCGTTGGATTTTATCCGCAAGAAGAAACGTAAAAAACGTTTTGCGCAGCTTACTTCACTTTTTGGGTTTAATGAGGATAATGAGGAAATTATCCTTCCGGCAGATGATAACCCACAACAGGACATAGAGCAGAAAGAACGTAAACTGGTTTTAGATTCGGCCTTAGAACAATTACCAGAGAATCAAAGAACTGCAATCACTCTAAGCAAATACGAAGGCTTTAGTAATAAAGAAATTGCTGAGATTATGGCTATGTCCATTTCGGCCGTTGAGGCACTAATGCACCGTGCTAAAAAGAATTTACAGAAGTTGTTATTCAATCATTTTGAAAAAAATATTAGATAGCGCATGTTTCAAATAAAGAATGACGTCCAAGTAATTGAAGGCAAAAAAAATGAATAAAAAAGAAAAAATCGAACAACAAATAAATAAGACGCTGGATCAGTTTGACAATGCTGAACAGCTTCCACCAAATCCTTATTTTTACACACGCGTTCAAGCGCACATCGATGAGCGAAAGAATAAGAGAACCGTTTTCGCTGCAATCCTGAAGCCGGCTTTGTTCACTACTTTAGTTGTGATTAACCTGAGTACGGCTTTCTGGTATATGAACGCTGATGATCAGCTTAATCAGGTTGATACTCGTGAAGAATTAATTGAATTGCTGGGAAGCGATTTAAATGTGGACAATAATCAAAGTAACTTCCTCGATTTTAAATAGGAAAACAAAATGGATATTTTTAAGCAAAACCGCTATTTGTGGATCACAGTAATTGTTCTGTTAATTATGAATTTTGCTGCACTAACACTTTTATGGGTCGGCAGACCAGAAGGACCAAGGCCGAACAGAGGTCCATATAACCGTTTAGATAAACAAAACCGAACGAAAGAATTGTTGGAGAAGGAACTTGGCTTTGATGAAAAACAGACAAAACAATATTTGAAACTACGCCAGCAACACCAAGATCAAATGCGGCTATTAGAACGTGAAATCCGGCAAATAAAAAAACAAATGTTTGACGAAGTATTACATGATAATCATCAAAATGAGTTGTCTGATTCGCTGTTGGCCCTGGCTCAGGAAAAACAGGCCCAAATTGAGCAAATTACTTTTCAGCATTTTTTGGATTTAAAAAGATTGTGTAAACCGGATCAACAAGATAAACTTAAATTATTGATGCGCCAGGTTTTCCGGCAGGGTCCTGCACAAAGACGACCGGACGCAGAAAGACCCGGGCCACCGCCACCCCGCCCATAATCCGGATCATAGATTTTTGGTATGAAGCCTTTCATCAAATGAAGGGCTTTTTTGTTTATAACATCTTTTAACCACCCGCAAGTTTTTTCAAGAACCCACGTCTAATCCTTTAAATAGCTTAATTAAACTATAAAGGAGCTGATTAACATGAAAAATAAAATACTAAAGCACAAAAGAATCATTGTGGTTATGGCTGTCGTTCTTTTAGCCACATACGCTTTTGCCTTTTTCTATGAAGGCATCAATACAACCGATTATGTTTTCGAAACAACAATCGCAGAGAAAGGAACGGTAAGCAACACGATTACTGCCACCGGTACTTTGGAAGCAACCAACACTGTTGTTGTGGGAACACAGGTATCGGGTGTGATTGAAAAGATTTATGTGGATTTTAATTCAAAAGTAAAAAAAGGACAATTGATAGCTGAGCTAGATAAATCAACCCTTCAATCCAGCCTGGAAAATGCCGAAGCGGATTTGTTTGATGCGCAGGCGGAACTGGAATATCAAAAAGCCGGCTTTGAACGGAATGAAGAATTTTTAAAAAAAGATTTGTTGTCGCAAAGCGATTATGACCTGGCCAAATATAATTATAAAAAGAGCCAGGCCGGTTTAAAATCGGCCAATGCTAATTTAAATAAGGCACAACTAAATTTGGCTTATGCTACCATATATTCTCCTATCGATGGACTTGTGCTTAATCGTGCGGTTGAAGAAGGACAAACGGTTACAGCCAGCATGAGCACGCCCGAGCTGTTTACTATCACAAATGATCTTTCTGAAATGCAGGTAGAAGCGGATATCGATGAAGCAGATATTGGCATGGTTGCGGAAGGACAAAAGGTAGAGTTTACGGTAGATGCTTTTCCGGATGAAACCTTTACCGGTAAAATTACAGAAGTAAGGTTACAACCAACTGAAAGCTCAAATGTTATAACATATACTGTGATCGTTTCAGCACAGAACCCCGAATTAAAATTAAAACCGGGCATGACGGCCAGCATAACCGTTTATATCGAAGAGGTAACAGACGCGCTGGTTGTAGCGGGAAAAGCCTTGCGTTTTACACCGGATCGTGAACAAATGGCGGGCTATTTCGACAGCCTTCCGGAAAGCGAACGTCCGCAGCGGCCACCCCGTGGAACTCAGCAGGGAGCGGGACAAGCGCAGGCGCCAAACAAAGATATCTCTGAAAACATCAAACGGGTTTGGGTAAAAGATGGTTCACTTATCAAACCTGTTGAAGTAGAAACTGGTGTTACAGATGGCATGAATGTTGAGATAATATCTGGATTGGCCCAGGGCGATGAAGTTATTACTTCTATGGAGCGGGGCGGCGGGACAGATGAAACTGTTGCTAAGAGCGAAGAAACTCAAAGCCCTTTTGTCCAGGAACGCCCGGGACGCCCAGGCAGGTAAAGTGTCGGCAAATAAAGAATGCGTAAACATTAACCTGACAAAAATTGAGAATTGCAGAAAATGAAAAACAATAAAATAATCGAGATCGAAAATCTTCAAAAAGATTACCACGTGGGTGCAGAAACAGTAAAGGCGTTGCAGGCTGTAAACCTTACAATCAATGCCGGCGAGTTTGTGGCCATTATGGGCACCAGCGGATCGGGTAAATCGACCCTGCTCAATATTCTCGGCTGCCTGGACAGTCCAACGGCCGGCGACTACCGCTTGGATGGGACCAACGTAAAATCCCTATCCAAAAACCAACTCGCGGATGTGCGTAATCAAAAACTGGGCTTTGTGTTTCAATCCTATAACTTGTTGCCACGAACCACAGCCCTGGAAAATGTCGAGCTGCCCTTGTTGTATAATCCTGGGGTTAGCGCAAAAATACGCCGCGAAAAAGCAGAGTTCGCCCTGCAAGCCGTTGGCCTGGCAGATCGCATGAACCATCTTTCAAATCAAATGTCCGGTGGTCAGCAGCAGCGTGTAGCCATTGCCCGTTCACTGGTCAACGATCCTGTTCTGATTTTGGCTGATGAAGCGACTGGCAACCTGGATACCAGGACATCATACGAGATTATAGCGTTGTTCCAGCAGTTAAATGAAAACGGAATAACCATCGCTTTTGTAACGCATGAGCCCGATATCGCGGCGTTTACAAAAAGGAATGTTATCTTCCGCGATGGGCGCATTATAAAGGATTTTGAGGTAAATACTATCACGAGTGCACAATTGGCGCTCGAAAACCTAAAGGAAGAAGATACCGTTTTTGATTTATTAATGAACGCAAGCTAACCCAAAAACGAGAATTAAAAATGAATATATTAAACGTAATTAAAATCGCCATCGCCGCTGTAAAAAGAAACAAAATACGCTCCTTCCTTACCATGTTGGGAATCATCATTGGTGTGGCATCGGTAATTGCCATGCTTGCTATCGGCGAAGGATCCAACGCCAGCATCCAGGAGAAAATATCTTCCATGGGTATAAATCTTATTAATGTAATGCCGGCAAGCAGGGACCGGGGCGGTGTTCAGCAGGGACGCACTATGTCGCAAACCCTGGTCTTGAAAGATGTGGACTTTCTCCGCGAAAACAGCGACCTGCTGGAAGCTGTATCCCCTGAAGTGGGAAGTTCCGGCCAGGTTATCTTTGGAACCAATAACTGGCCAACGCAAATCTTTGGTGGAAATGAAGAATATACCTATATCAAAAAGTATGATATTGCCAACGGACGCTCATTCTCAGCACAGGATATAAAAGGCGCCGTAAAGGTTGTCCTGATTGGACAGACGGTTGTTGAAAATTTATTTGACGATGATGTTGATCCGATTGGGCAAACCATTCGCTTTGAAAAAATACCGTTTAAAGTGATCGGGGTACTGGCAGAAAAAGGTGAAAATACCTTCGGCCAGGACCAAGACGATATTATTCTGGCGCCCTACACCACCGTTATGAAAAGAATTACACGGCAGACTTATTTGCGGGCGATTGTTACATCCGCTGTCTCTGAAGAGTACATCGATGACGCAACCAAACAGATTGAAGAAAACATGCGTCTGTCGCATCAATTAAAAGACAGCGAAGACAATGATTTTGAAATACGGACGCAGGCTGAACTGATCAGTACATTTGGCTCCATCTCCGAAATGATGCTGGTGCTGCTTGGATCAATTGCTGCGATTTCTTTAGTTGTGGGTGGTATTGGCATTATGAATATCATGTATGTTTCGGTTACCGAGCGTACTCGCGAAATAGGCTTAAGGCTGGCCATCGGCGGCAAGGGCAAAGATATATTGATGCAGTTTTTGCTTGAAGCCGTTTTATTGAGTGTAACCGGCGGCATTATTGGTGTGATTATGGGTATACTGGCTTCAAACACGGTTGAAAATATCATGTCCTGGCCGGTGCTGATTACAATGCAATCCATATTATTGTCGTTTCTGTTTTGCTCGTTTATCGGCGTGTTCTTTGGCTGGTACCCGGCGCGCAAAGCCGCAGCCCTGGATCCCATTGATGCGCTCAGGCATGAGTAAACGGATAAAAGATTTTTTTAATAACTAACGCATGTTTTTTGAACAGACGACGTCATATCTGTAAAGTTCAATTATTTAAAGTTGGGAAAAGATTATGAGAAAAATTAATACACTGGCCATTTTATCCTTTTTAGCTCTACTAACCGTAAAAGTTTTCAGCCAGGATTTTTACGATATCAACACTATTAATACTATCGAGATAACCTTTGAAGAATCCAATTGGGATTATTTATTAGATCAGTTAGTTTCGGAAGGCTATGAAGCTCGTTTACTTGGAACAGCCGTGGTTAATGGAATAAGTTATGATAGTGTGGGTGTAAGATATAAAGGAAACAGCAGTTACAATGCTAACCAAATTAAAAACCCCCTAAACATCAAACTTGATTATGTTATTAAGGACCAGGAACATGAGGATTATGGCACCTTAAAACTTGCCAATGTATATAAGGATCCAAGTTTTATCCGCGAAGCTTTGACCTATGAAATAGCCAGAAAATATATGCCGGCAAGTCTGTCAAATTTTGTAAAGGTCTATATAAATGGTAGTTATTTGGGGCTTTATTCCAGTGTGCAGGATGTTGATAAACATTTTTTACGAAGCAATTATTATGACGATGATAATTCATTTTTTAAGGGCGAGATAGTAGGTGGAAGCCCACAAAGCGTCGTGAAAATCTGGGGGTATTTTGGAGAAGACTCGGCAAGCTATAAGAATTATTATGAAATCGAATCAGATAGTGGATGGTCTGATTTGATTAATTTCCTCGATAAGTTTAACAACAAACCAGAATCGATTGAGAGTGTTTTAAATGTGGATCGTCATTTATGGATGCTTGCATTTGATAACCTCCTTGTGAACCTGGATGCACCAATTAATTTTGCACATAATTATTATTTATATAAAGATGATGCCGGAAGGTTTAATCCAATTATTTGGGATTTGAATGAGAATTTTGGTGTTTTTTCAAGGCTTCTTGATGAAGGGTCATTATCTACTGCAGGCCTGCAGCAGCTTAATCCATATTTGTATTTATCAAATGATAATTATCCAATTATTAACAAAATTTTAAGCGATCCAACTTACAAAAAAATGTATGTCGCCCATATGAAAACAATAATGGCTGATTATTTCGAAAATGGTTTGTATAAAACACGGGCTTTGGAGATTCAATCAATAATTGATGCCGAGGTACAGGATGATCCTAATAAGTTTTACACCTATTCAAATTTTATTGATAATATTGATGATGGCATAGGAAGCGGTCGTCCGGGTCCCGGGAATGAGTCTATTATTGGAATAACAGAGCTTATGGATGCCAGAATTACTTATTTAAATTCACTTTCTGATTTCACGGCAAGCAGCCCGGAAATATCTAACATTGAAAACAATCCAACCAATCCTGCAGCTAATACGGATGTGTGGATAACGGTAGATGTGGCCACTGCGACTTCCGTTCAATTAGCTTACCGTAGCAGCCTTACCGCTGCATTTGAAAAAAAAGAAATGCTTGATGATGGCAATAGCAATGATGGAGTAGCCGGTGATGGTATTTATGGCGCTTCCATCTCCACAGGAACAAACGGGTTTCAATATTATATTTACGCAGAAAATGACGATGCGGCCTCCTTTTTGCCGGCGCGTGCTGCATATGAATTTTTTACAATGGCAATTTCCGGGGATTTGGTGATTAATGAATTTTTAGCCAGCAATGATTCCTCAAAAGCCGATCAGGATGGTGAGTATGATGACTGGATTGAACTTTATAATAATACGGATGCTGATATATCTTTAGCTGGGTATTACTTATCTGATGATGGTGATGAAATTACCCAGTGGGCATTTCCCGATACATTTATCACCGCAAAAGGTTATCTGATTGTTTGGGCTGACAAAGATGATGAGCAGGAAGGGTTGCATGCAAACTTTAAACTATCCGGATCGGGTGAGACAATTTATTTGGTTAATAGTGACACTGCAATTGTTGGTGAAGTATCTTACGGTGAACAAACCGCAGATATATCAACCGGGCGTTATCCAAATGGAACGGGAGCTTTTGTGCAAATGAATCCCACTTTTTCTGCTGAGAACTATGATAATATTACCAGTATTGATGACGATCTTCAGATAGAACTACCCGGCAGGTTTGAGCTGAGTCAGAATTATCCTAATCCATTCAATCCAACAACTAATATTTCATTTAAGTTGGCTAATCCGAATGTAACCTCCTTAAAAATTTACAACATCACAGGGCAGGTGGTGGCTACGCTAATTGATAAACAATTATCTGCAGGAATATATATAATGCAATGGGAAGCTGAAAATATGAGCAGCGGAATTTATTTTTACCGGCTGACAAGTGGTACACATTCTGAAACAAAACGGATGATTTTATTGAAATAATGACGGGTATATGCGAGAGGTTAAAAGATAGCCCTTTATCAAATTGATGAAGGGCTTTTTTATTTTCCATCCAGCAATTATTCCAAAAAAATAAAAACCTCCCACAAGTTTTTTCCGGGAACAGCGTCTTAAGTATAAGAACAACATAAAAACATGTCGAAGTTTCATTACAAAATGAAAAAAGGACTAACAATGTTGAAAAAAAATTATCGAATTCTGATTATTATTATCATAATTCTCGCCGCTTTGGCCATTTTCGTTTTGCCGTTCAAAATTCCATACTCAATAGATAGCGTTGCGAAAATATTACCGGCACAACAATGGGTTTTATCACGTGGAAATGATGGTGAAGTATTAACAAGCACGGTAAATCATATAAGCGGAGAAAATAATTCATATCAACTTACCTCTTTTGAAAGAGGCGAATCAATCATTTTGAACCTGAATCCTGAGCTAAACAATGGTGATGTAGTATCAAAAGGGGATACACTTGGTGTCATTTATTCAAGTAGTCAGCAAGAATATCTTTTGCAATTGAATGGTGAGTTGCGGGTTTTAAATGCGTCACTTAAGGCAAGTATGAGCGGCGTTAAAAAGACAGAAGTACGTGAAGCAGAGCATAGACTCGCTGTAGCAACATCGGAAGTAGAAAAGCAGACAAAAATTGTTAACCGCTTAAATGAACTACATAAAAATGAGATTATATCCCGGGAAGAATACCAAACAGCAGCAGATGAATTAAGTATTTTGAAAAAAGCAGTAAATGTCCGGCAGGCTGAATTGGAATCAAGCTTGAGTGGTGAAAAAGATGAAGAAATAAATATGTTAAACGAAAAGATCAAAGCAACTGAAAATGAAATTTCATTTTTGCGTCGGGAAGTTGATACACAGAATTTGATTATCACCCCTTTTGGTGGCAGGATTGACAAACCATTTTCAAATGATACACTTCTGGTTTTATCAAATTTTGATTTGGGAGTAGCCTGGATTCCTGTTGCATTGGAAGAAGCCGCTAATATCCCTGCAAACGGAAAAGTATCTTACGATTCGCCTTTTTTTGCAACACAATTGTTAGGTGAAGTCCATATGACCCAACCGGTTATGCAGCTTATTGACGGGAAGCAATGCATCACCGTTTTGGCAACGGTCAACGCAATATCAAATGATTTTGTCTCCGGCCTGCTGACACCGGCAAAAATTAACTGTGATCCGGTATCACTTCCGGT
The genomic region above belongs to Calditrichota bacterium and contains:
- a CDS encoding low molecular weight phosphotyrosine protein phosphatase, with translation MGNICRSPSAEAVMNAKLKAANLQDKIITDSAGIIGWHSGEPADHRMKSHAIKRGYDLTSISRQFNPEIDFDKFDYIIGMDHENMRDLRGMDPDQKYKNKIFLMTGFCQSIPAEVVPDPYYGGSSGFETVLDILDDACDGLLEHIKNNSEE
- a CDS encoding phosphoadenylyl-sulfate reductase, translated to MPIQHCNDTLNDLSISERIRYIFTCYSPEEILITSSFGISSAYLLYHISRFEKKPDIHFINTGFHFSSTLKYRDDLADIFGLNIVEIAPEFEDHSFTEYEKLWKTDPDSCCFINKVKPMDNLKSQFKVWVTGLMANQSAERKKTAIVEVDKPILKFNPLFDENPNVISEKLKKLKIPLHPLHEKDYNSVGCLQCTDRGEGRSGRWQGLGKTECGLHNNINKKYIP
- a CDS encoding efflux RND transporter periplasmic adaptor subunit encodes the protein MKNKILKHKRIIVVMAVVLLATYAFAFFYEGINTTDYVFETTIAEKGTVSNTITATGTLEATNTVVVGTQVSGVIEKIYVDFNSKVKKGQLIAELDKSTLQSSLENAEADLFDAQAELEYQKAGFERNEEFLKKDLLSQSDYDLAKYNYKKSQAGLKSANANLNKAQLNLAYATIYSPIDGLVLNRAVEEGQTVTASMSTPELFTITNDLSEMQVEADIDEADIGMVAEGQKVEFTVDAFPDETFTGKITEVRLQPTESSNVITYTVIVSAQNPELKLKPGMTASITVYIEEVTDALVVAGKALRFTPDREQMAGYFDSLPESERPQRPPRGTQQGAGQAQAPNKDISENIKRVWVKDGSLIKPVEVETGVTDGMNVEIISGLAQGDEVITSMERGGGTDETVAKSEETQSPFVQERPGRPGR
- a CDS encoding phosphotransferase, whose product is MKNVIHKIEDWAQEKIISHESIGGGSIADSKKIKTESGKEYFLKTGAQNPGMFPAEANGLMELERAAVIRIPHVFLADEDFLLIEFIQAGPKVSRFFEDFGRQFARLHRVKGKQFGFKENNFIGHTPQENIPNENQAKDWVTFYYEKRLLFQFKLAEQQNLTSSKLNDGFQLLENKIESILVGRNEPPCLLHGDLWSGNYLADEKGNPVIIDPAVYYGHREADLAMTKLFGGFSSSFYRAYNETYPLEAGFEYRENIYKLYHVLNHLNLFGLGYQRQAVDLLWSYL
- a CDS encoding ABC transporter ATP-binding protein, with product MIEIENLQKDYHVGAETVKALQAVNLTINAGEFVAIMGTSGSGKSTLLNILGCLDSPTAGDYRLDGTNVKSLSKNQLADVRNQKLGFVFQSYNLLPRTTALENVELPLLYNPGVSAKIRREKAEFALQAVGLADRMNHLSNQMSGGQQQRVAIARSLVNDPVLILADEATGNLDTRTSYEIIALFQQLNENGITIAFVTHEPDIAAFTKRNVIFRDGRIIKDFEVNTITSAQLALENLKEEDTVFDLLMNAS
- a CDS encoding periplasmic heavy metal sensor, translating into MDIFKQNRYLWITVIVLLIMNFAALTLLWVGRPEGPRPNRGPYNRLDKQNRTKELLEKELGFDEKQTKQYLKLRQQHQDQMRLLEREIRQIKKQMFDEVLHDNHQNELSDSLLALAQEKQAQIEQITFQHFLDLKRLCKPDQQDKLKLLMRQVFRQGPAQRRPDAERPGPPPPRP
- a CDS encoding RNA polymerase sigma factor, whose protein sequence is MNQSIDFRSIVEAHQEKVRNTCFRFVKNKEDADDVAQEVFIQVYESLTHFREEAELSTWIYRIAVNKSLDFIRKKKRKKRFAQLTSLFGFNEDNEEIILPADDNPQQDIEQKERKLVLDSALEQLPENQRTAITLSKYEGFSNKEIAEIMAMSISAVEALMHRAKKNLQKLLFNHFEKNIR
- a CDS encoding T9SS type A sorting domain-containing protein, with protein sequence MRKINTLAILSFLALLTVKVFSQDFYDINTINTIEITFEESNWDYLLDQLVSEGYEARLLGTAVVNGISYDSVGVRYKGNSSYNANQIKNPLNIKLDYVIKDQEHEDYGTLKLANVYKDPSFIREALTYEIARKYMPASLSNFVKVYINGSYLGLYSSVQDVDKHFLRSNYYDDDNSFFKGEIVGGSPQSVVKIWGYFGEDSASYKNYYEIESDSGWSDLINFLDKFNNKPESIESVLNVDRHLWMLAFDNLLVNLDAPINFAHNYYLYKDDAGRFNPIIWDLNENFGVFSRLLDEGSLSTAGLQQLNPYLYLSNDNYPIINKILSDPTYKKMYVAHMKTIMADYFENGLYKTRALEIQSIIDAEVQDDPNKFYTYSNFIDNIDDGIGSGRPGPGNESIIGITELMDARITYLNSLSDFTASSPEISNIENNPTNPAANTDVWITVDVATATSVQLAYRSSLTAAFEKKEMLDDGNSNDGVAGDGIYGASISTGTNGFQYYIYAENDDAASFLPARAAYEFFTMAISGDLVINEFLASNDSSKADQDGEYDDWIELYNNTDADISLAGYYLSDDGDEITQWAFPDTFITAKGYLIVWADKDDEQEGLHANFKLSGSGETIYLVNSDTAIVGEVSYGEQTADISTGRYPNGTGAFVQMNPTFSAENYDNITSIDDDLQIELPGRFELSQNYPNPFNPTTNISFKLANPNVTSLKIYNITGQVVATLIDKQLSAGIYIMQWEAENMSSGIYFYRLTSGTHSETKRMILLK
- a CDS encoding FtsX-like permease family protein, coding for MNILNVIKIAIAAVKRNKIRSFLTMLGIIIGVASVIAMLAIGEGSNASIQEKISSMGINLINVMPASRDRGGVQQGRTMSQTLVLKDVDFLRENSDLLEAVSPEVGSSGQVIFGTNNWPTQIFGGNEEYTYIKKYDIANGRSFSAQDIKGAVKVVLIGQTVVENLFDDDVDPIGQTIRFEKIPFKVIGVLAEKGENTFGQDQDDIILAPYTTVMKRITRQTYLRAIVTSAVSEEYIDDATKQIEENMRLSHQLKDSEDNDFEIRTQAELISTFGSISEMMLVLLGSIAAISLVVGGIGIMNIMYVSVTERTREIGLRLAIGGKGKDILMQFLLEAVLLSVTGGIIGVIMGILASNTVENIMSWPVLITMQSILLSFLFCSFIGVFFGWYPARKAAALDPIDALRHE